The Cloacibacillus sp. genomic interval AAATGGAGGAAGAGTCTGGTTACTCGAGAAATTCTATTATAAACTGGGAAACTGGAGTGAGGGTGCCGCGCGCAGATATTCTTCTTGATCTGGCAAAACTACTTAATACTACCGCAGCATACCTTTTAGGGGAAACCGAAGACTTTTCGTTGCCAACACACATCAATACAGTTGAAAATCATATAAATATGAGGGAAAATTCTCCACTTATAAATATAGCTTTGGCATTTGAAATACTAAAACGCAATAAAGACATGAGTACGGAAGAAAAAGAAGCTATCGGCATACTTCTTAGTGCATGTCAACACGAATTACTGAAAAACAACCTTTTATAAAATATCATAGACCACATTTGTTAACTAATGATTTGATAATCAAAAGATTCTTCCCTTCAACGTAACGGTTGCCTCTTACACAAAAATCTGGCGTCCTGCATTAGACATGCAGGACGCCAGATTTTTGTTCGTTATATAGAAGGAGTTTATTTCGCCTTTTCGTACTTCGCGGCTTCGCTCTTAAGGTAGACTTCGGGTTCTGTCGGGAGCTTGAAGAGCGGGATGAAACGGTCCCAGCCGGTGAAGGTGAGAACGAGCATCGAGCCTACCGCTATCCACGCAAGGTAGTTGTGCGTGATTATCTGACCGACGGTGAGAGCCTTTGCGAGCGGATAGACGGAGACGCTTATGCCGATAAAGAAGCCCATGTAGCAGTGCCACGGAACGAGCTGCGAACCAAGCACGCCCATTGCGTCGGAGAGCGTCGCGTTGCGAAGCGCCAGCGTGTACATCGCCTCTTTGGGGCCGACGACGTTGTCTTCCGTGATGCTCTTGATGATCGGGCCTATTGTTACTATCTGGGCCATTTCATCGGAGAGCGCCGCGTTTCCAAGGAGACAGAGGAGGCCGTTTGCAAAGATGAGATGGCGCACTTTATGAACGAGGCGTGAGATGAGCACGGCCACAGGGTCGAAGGCCTTCATCATTCTCATGACGCCGCCAAACGCACCGACCCAGAGCATCATCGCTATAGACCAGCCGCCCGCGTCGGAGAAACCTGTGTAGACCAGCTCAAGGAACGCTTCAAGGTTCGTCACTGTGCCGGCCGCAAGGCCGAAGATCAGCGAAGAAATTATGCCGGAGCCGAGGCATATCAGCGTGCTGTAGCCCTTGATCGCGGTGCCAAGCACTATCAGAAGAGGAATGACCATGTAATAGGGCACGCCCGCCTTGACAAGCTGAAGCAGCGTAACCGCCGAAGGACGTTCCTCAGCGAGCGACGCCCAGACCTCTTTGGGGATCTGCGCGATGGCGTCGGCAGCCTGCCCAGCGGTGTCGGGAAGTCCCATGCTCACTCCGATGAAATAGAAGACCACCGCGGAAACCATGAGGCAGAGGAAAGACCATACTCCCTGATGACGGACGCGCTTGATTATTTCAACGCCCTGGATACCGGAGCTGACTATCGTCGTGTCAGAGATAAGCCCGATGTTGTCGCCGAAGCACGAGCCGCCAGCGATGGCGCCCACCGTAAGCGCGATGTTGCCGCCAACGATATGGT includes:
- a CDS encoding helix-turn-helix transcriptional regulator, which codes for MTIGDRLKSSRERLGWSQYKMEEESGYSRNSIINWETGVRVPRADILLDLAKLLNTTAAYLLGETEDFSLPTHINTVENHINMRENSPLINIALAFEILKRNKDMSTEEKEAIGILLSACQHELLKNNLL
- a CDS encoding Na+/H+ antiporter NhaC family protein, encoding MKSLLKLTPICVIAGLMLSGMDILLAAPISFMYAVIVAMIIDRFSFQQCLDAALDNLKHFLIVFLILQAAYAVAECFMATGVAASVINMSLAAGLNAKVLAVVALLVTSLLSIATGTSWGTFAACAPIFLWLNHIVGGNIALTVGAIAGGSCFGDNIGLISDTTIVSSGIQGVEIIKRVRHQGVWSFLCLMVSAVVFYFIGVSMGLPDTAGQAADAIAQIPKEVWASLAEERPSAVTLLQLVKAGVPYYMVIPLLIVLGTAIKGYSTLICLGSGIISSLIFGLAAGTVTNLEAFLELVYTGFSDAGGWSIAMMLWVGAFGGVMRMMKAFDPVAVLISRLVHKVRHLIFANGLLCLLGNAALSDEMAQIVTIGPIIKSITEDNVVGPKEAMYTLALRNATLSDAMGVLGSQLVPWHCYMGFFIGISVSVYPLAKALTVGQIITHNYLAWIAVGSMLVLTFTGWDRFIPLFKLPTEPEVYLKSEAAKYEKAK